CAATGCCCAGCAAACCGAATATCATAAGGGTTTTGGCTGGTTTATCCTGACCGGCGAAGAAACCGATGATCTGGATAACGATGCAGATGGCGTATGGATATAATTGACTGATATCGTTGCCTTTGATGCTGTTGGCTCCCAGTACAACGCCATAGGCGACGAACGGAACCACCACGCAAAGGATATTACGTACAGACTTGGAAACATTGAATACGCTGATGGCGCCTGTCCATCGGCCAATCATCATACTTCCCCAGAACAGGGATACATATGGATCCAGTTCTGATTCTGCCAAACCTTTAGTGGTTAAGAATCCCGGATGTTTCAGCAATGCGCCGAGGTTGCTGGCGATGGTTACTTCCACACCCACATAAATGAAAATGGCGAGCATACCCAGGATGAGCTGCGGATACTTCATCGCGCCCCAGCCTTCGGCACTGCCTGAAGAAGACATCCTGGCGTTGAAAAGGATACCGATGATACCAACGATACCAGCAATAAAGAGTGGCAGTTCAAATTTCAGTACCAGTCCTGCGAGGATCAGGATAAACATAAATGTAATACCGAGCAGCGACCGTGTAGCCTTTGGCGAAGATTCGAATACTTCAGATGAATCTGCGCTTTCCGGCATTTTTACAAAAGCAAAAATAGCGGCAGCTACCAGGAAGAGCGCAATCAGGAGGAAGTACAGCGTATTAATCTTGCTAATATCTGTACTTACTTCACCACCTTTAATATTACCGAATAGTAACATACTCACGATAATAGGACCGATGGTAGTACCGAAGGAGTTCACACCACCTGCGAGATTCAGGCGGTGAGCGCCTTTTGCAGGATCACCCAGCAGGATGGCAAACGGATTGGCGGCAGTTTGCTGCAGCGAGAAGCCTAGTGCAACAATAAATAACGCCATGAGAATAAGGGCAAAATAACCAAACGTAACTGTTTGTTTAAAATCAGTGTCCAGCACAGTAACTACTTTCCCGATGTCGGCCTTTTTGAAGTTGCCGGTATATTGATGATGTTCATCATCTTTTGTAAAACCGCCGGAAACCAGAGAAACCAGCTGAGGCTCAGCAATGTACTTCTGGGCCGCATCGTTGTTGGCAATCAGGAGTGCGTAAGTATCTGCTTCTTTCTCGCGGCGTATTTTCACCTGCCTGTCGGAAGTCTGCAGCTGTTGCTCTACCTGGAAATTACTGATGTCTTTTACGGTTTCTTTGATCGGAACGATCTTTTCTTTATTCACACATGGAATCATGATGGCAGAACCCAGCACAGAGATCAGCAGGCCATAGATAATACCTTTCCGGTAGCCGATCTTGTTAAGGATATCTACTTTTCTTGCTGCAGAAGCCAGATACAGGATCAGGGATCCGATGAAATAGGCGCTGTAAAAAGAGAAGTCAATCAGCTGTGACTCCAGTTGGGTAAGGTTGAAGTGTGATTTACAGAAAGGGATAAAAATACTGTTGGACGCAGCCAGAAATCCCCAGAAAAAGAAAACCAGAATAAGCACAAAGAACGAAGGATGTGTACTTTGTGCGCTTTGCTTTGATTGCTGAGTCATAAACGTGTTATGTTACTGTGAAATTTTGCCGGATAAATGTATAATTATTTTTTTAAAATTTTTTAAAAAGTAAAATAATTCTTGCAATTTAATGATCCGGTTAAACGATTTAGCAAAAATATTTGCGAAATATACAAGAAATATAGGAGAAGTTTGATTATGTTCGTGTTTAGCAAAAATAATTCTGACAGTATTATGTCCAACCAAACAGTAACAATGAACGTCCCGACCAAACAGGCCGGATATGCGCAATCAATGGCCATTATTGGCATTTTGTTTTTCGTATTCGGTTTTGTTACCTGGCTTAACGGTACGCTGATCCAGTTTTTTCAGATTGTGTGTCAGCTGAACGTATCGCAGGCATTGCTGGTGACGATGGCCTTTTACATGGCCTACTTTTTCCTCTCCATTCCTTCCTCCTTTATTCTGAGCAAAACAGGTTTCAAGAACGGAATGGCTTTAGGACTCCTGATCATAGCCGTTGGCTCGCTGGTATTTATTCCTGCAGCCAACGCGCGCAGTTTCGCTATGTTCCTCACTGGCCTGTTTATACAGGGTGCGGGTTTATCGCTGCTGCAAACAGCTTCCAATCCTTACGCCAGTATCATTGGTCCTAAGGAAAGTGCAGCTAAACGTATCAGTATCCTGGGTATCTGTAACAAGAGTGCTGGTGCGCTGGCGCCGCTGATCCTTAGCTCTATTGTACTGAAAGGTGCAGAACAGCTGGAAAAGGACATCAATGCGGCAGTGGATGTGGCACAGAAGAATGCGCTGCTCGATAGCCTGGCATCCCGCGTAATTGGTCCGTATGTGGCCATCGCTATTGTGCTGGCTATTCTCGCATT
The genomic region above belongs to Chitinophaga sp. 180180018-3 and contains:
- a CDS encoding MFS transporter, translating into MTQQSKQSAQSTHPSFFVLILVFFFWGFLAASNSIFIPFCKSHFNLTQLESQLIDFSFYSAYFIGSLILYLASAARKVDILNKIGYRKGIIYGLLISVLGSAIMIPCVNKEKIVPIKETVKDISNFQVEQQLQTSDRQVKIRREKEADTYALLIANNDAAQKYIAEPQLVSLVSGGFTKDDEHHQYTGNFKKADIGKVVTVLDTDFKQTVTFGYFALILMALFIVALGFSLQQTAANPFAILLGDPAKGAHRLNLAGGVNSFGTTIGPIIVSMLLFGNIKGGEVSTDISKINTLYFLLIALFLVAAAIFAFVKMPESADSSEVFESSPKATRSLLGITFMFILILAGLVLKFELPLFIAGIVGIIGILFNARMSSSGSAEGWGAMKYPQLILGMLAIFIYVGVEVTIASNLGALLKHPGFLTTKGLAESELDPYVSLFWGSMMIGRWTGAISVFNVSKSVRNILCVVVPFVAYGVVLGANSIKGNDISQLYPYAICIVIQIIGFFAGQDKPAKTLMIFGLLGIGSVIVGLLSSGQLATFAFISGGLYCSVMWPSIFALSIAGLGKYTGQGSAFLIMMILGGSLIPPVQGGLADIPSIGIHASYIIPALCFAYLAFFAFRVKNILKSQGIDYESAVSGGH